Proteins encoded together in one Bacteroides ovatus window:
- the araA gene encoding L-arabinose isomerase: MNAFDQYEVWFVTGAQLLYGGDAVIAVDAHSNEMVNGLNESGKLPVKVVYKGTANSSKEVEAVFKAANNDEKCVGVITWMHTFSPAKMWIHGLQQLKKPLLHLHTQFNKEIPWDTMDMDFMNLNQSAHGDREFGHICTRMRIRRKVVVGYWKEEETLHKIAVWMRVCAGWADSQDMLIIRFGDQMNNVAVTDGDKVEAEQRMGYHVDYCPVSELMEYHKDIKNEEVDALVATYFKEYDHDASLEDKSTEAYQKVWNAAKAELAIRAILKAKGAKGFTTNFDDLGDIEYNGFDQIPGLASQRLMAEGYGFGAEGDWKSAALYRTVWVMNQGLPKGCSFLEDYTLNFDGANSSILQSHMLEVCPLIAANKPRLEVHFLGIGIRKSQTARLVFTSKVGTGCTATIVDMGNRFRLIVNDVECIEPKPLPKLPVASALWIPMPNLEVGAGAWILAGGTHHSCFSYDLTAEYWEDYAEIAGIEMVHINKDTTISCFKKELRMNEVYYMLNKALC; the protein is encoded by the coding sequence ATGAACGCATTTGATCAATATGAAGTATGGTTCGTAACAGGAGCACAGCTTTTGTACGGAGGTGACGCAGTAATCGCAGTAGACGCACACTCTAATGAAATGGTTAACGGATTGAACGAATCCGGTAAACTCCCTGTAAAGGTGGTATACAAAGGAACAGCTAATTCTTCTAAAGAAGTGGAAGCTGTTTTCAAAGCAGCCAATAATGACGAAAAGTGTGTCGGTGTTATCACTTGGATGCATACGTTCTCTCCTGCTAAAATGTGGATTCACGGCTTGCAACAGTTGAAGAAGCCTTTGTTGCACCTGCATACTCAATTCAACAAGGAAATTCCTTGGGATACAATGGACATGGATTTCATGAACCTGAACCAGTCTGCTCACGGTGACCGCGAATTCGGACATATCTGTACCCGTATGCGTATCCGTCGTAAAGTAGTGGTAGGCTACTGGAAAGAGGAAGAGACTTTGCATAAGATTGCCGTTTGGATGCGTGTTTGTGCCGGTTGGGCAGATTCACAGGATATGCTGATTATCCGTTTCGGCGACCAGATGAACAACGTAGCTGTAACCGATGGTGATAAAGTGGAAGCTGAACAACGTATGGGTTACCACGTAGATTACTGTCCGGTAAGCGAATTGATGGAATATCACAAGGATATCAAAAATGAAGAGGTAGATGCATTGGTAGCTACTTACTTCAAGGAATACGATCACGATGCTTCTCTGGAAGATAAATCAACTGAAGCTTACCAGAAAGTATGGAATGCTGCTAAGGCTGAACTGGCTATACGTGCTATCCTGAAAGCCAAAGGTGCCAAAGGATTTACTACCAACTTCGACGATTTGGGCGACATTGAATACAATGGTTTCGATCAAATCCCGGGTCTTGCTTCACAACGTCTGATGGCGGAAGGTTACGGATTCGGTGCTGAAGGTGACTGGAAATCGGCTGCTCTTTACCGTACTGTATGGGTGATGAATCAAGGTCTCCCTAAAGGCTGTTCATTCCTGGAAGATTACACACTGAACTTCGACGGTGCTAACAGCTCTATCCTTCAGTCACACATGTTGGAAGTCTGCCCGCTTATCGCCGCCAACAAACCTCGCCTGGAAGTACACTTCCTCGGTATAGGTATCCGCAAGAGTCAGACTGCACGTTTGGTCTTCACTTCAAAAGTAGGTACAGGCTGCACTGCTACTATTGTAGATATGGGTAACCGTTTCCGTCTGATCGTGAACGACGTAGAATGTATCGAGCCGAAACCGCTGCCTAAGTTGCCGGTTGCTTCTGCTCTCTGGATTCCGATGCCAAACCTTGAAGTAGGTGCAGGTGCATGGATTCTGGCTGGTGGAACTCACCACTCTTGCTTCTCTTACGACCTGACAGCAGAATATTGGGAAGATTATGCTGAAATCGCAGGTATCGAAATGGTACATATCAACAAGGATACTACGATCAGCTGCTTCAAGAAAGAACTGCGCATGAACGAAGTTTATTACATGTTGAATAAAGCACTTTGCTAA
- a CDS encoding L-ribulose-5-phosphate 4-epimerase — MLEELKEKVFHANLELVKHGLVIFTWGNVSAIDRESGLVVIKPSGVSYDDMKAEDMVVVDLDGKVVEGRLKPSSDTPTHVVLYKAFPEIGGVVHTHSTYATAWAQAGCDIPNIGTTHADYFHDAIPCTADMTEAEVKGAYELETGNVIVKRFEGLNPVHTPGVLVKNHGPFSWGKDAHDAVHNAVVMEQVAKMASIAYAVNPNLTMNPLLIEKHFSRKHGPNAYYGQ, encoded by the coding sequence ATGCTGGAAGAACTAAAAGAAAAAGTATTTCATGCCAATCTCGAATTGGTAAAGCATGGATTAGTCATCTTTACCTGGGGCAATGTTTCTGCCATCGACCGTGAAAGCGGGCTGGTAGTAATCAAGCCCAGTGGTGTAAGTTATGATGACATGAAAGCCGAAGATATGGTAGTAGTGGATTTGGATGGCAAGGTCGTTGAAGGACGACTGAAGCCATCCTCGGATACTCCTACTCACGTAGTACTTTACAAAGCATTTCCGGAGATTGGCGGAGTGGTTCATACTCACTCTACTTATGCTACTGCCTGGGCACAGGCGGGATGCGACATTCCGAACATCGGAACGACTCATGCGGATTATTTCCATGATGCCATTCCCTGCACAGCGGATATGACAGAAGCGGAAGTGAAAGGTGCTTACGAGCTGGAAACCGGTAATGTGATAGTGAAACGTTTTGAAGGATTGAATCCTGTACATACACCGGGAGTATTGGTAAAAAATCACGGTCCTTTCTCTTGGGGAAAAGACGCGCATGATGCCGTACACAATGCTGTGGTTATGGAACAGGTGGCTAAAATGGCAAGTATCGCTTATGCGGTAAATCCCAATTTAACAATGAATCCGCTGCTGATAGAGAAACATTTCAGCCGCAAGCATGGTCCGAATGCTTATTATGGACAATAA
- a CDS encoding xylulokinase, with amino-acid sequence MKLDAKSTIEAGKAILGIELGSTRIKAVLIDQENKPIAQGSHTWENQLVDGLWTYSIEAIWSGLQDCYADLRTNVKNAYDIEIETLAAIGVSAMMHGYMPFNKKEEILVPFRTWRNTNTGRAAAALSELFVYNIPLRWSISHLYQAILDNEAHVNKIDFLTTLAGYVHWQITGEKVLGIGDASGMLPIDPTTNNYSAEMVAKFDKLIAPKEYNWKLEDILPKVLSAGENAGVLTPEGSKKLDASGHLKAGIPVCPPEGDAGTGMVATNAVKQRTGNVSAGTSSFSMIVLEKDLSKPYEMIDMVTTPDGSLVAMVHCNNCTSDLNAWVNLFKEYQELLGIPVNMDEIYSKLYNIALTGDTDCGGLLSYNYISGEPVTGFADGRPLFVRSANDKFNLANFMRTHLYASVGVLKIGNDILFNEEKIKVDRITGHGGLFRTKGVGQRILAAAINSPISVMETAGEGGAWGIALLGSYLVNNEKKQSLADFLDESVFVGDAGIEVSPTPEDVAGFNTYIENYKAGLPIEEAAVKFK; translated from the coding sequence ATGAAATTAGATGCAAAATCAACCATCGAGGCAGGTAAAGCAATTCTTGGTATAGAACTCGGTTCTACACGAATAAAAGCTGTCTTGATCGACCAGGAAAACAAGCCTATTGCTCAAGGTAGCCACACTTGGGAAAACCAGTTAGTTGACGGACTTTGGACGTATAGCATTGAAGCTATCTGGTCAGGGCTGCAAGATTGCTATGCCGATCTTCGTACTAACGTAAAGAATGCATACGACATAGAGATCGAGACTCTGGCTGCCATCGGTGTCAGCGCTATGATGCATGGTTATATGCCATTCAACAAAAAAGAAGAAATCCTCGTGCCTTTCCGCACTTGGAGAAACACCAATACAGGCCGCGCAGCGGCTGCTTTGTCCGAACTATTTGTCTATAATATCCCTCTGCGTTGGAGCATTTCCCACTTGTATCAGGCTATTCTGGACAACGAAGCACACGTTAATAAAATCGACTTCCTGACCACTCTGGCAGGTTACGTGCATTGGCAGATCACAGGCGAAAAGGTGCTGGGAATAGGTGATGCATCAGGTATGCTTCCTATAGATCCAACTACTAACAACTATTCTGCTGAAATGGTGGCTAAGTTCGACAAACTGATTGCTCCGAAAGAATATAACTGGAAACTGGAAGATATTCTGCCTAAAGTATTGTCGGCAGGTGAAAATGCTGGTGTCCTCACTCCGGAAGGAAGTAAAAAGCTCGATGCATCGGGTCATTTGAAGGCAGGAATACCGGTTTGTCCACCGGAAGGAGACGCAGGTACCGGAATGGTGGCAACCAATGCAGTCAAACAACGCACCGGAAATGTGTCGGCAGGTACTTCTTCATTCTCTATGATTGTATTGGAGAAAGATTTGTCGAAGCCATACGAAATGATTGACATGGTGACCACTCCTGACGGAAGTCTGGTAGCTATGGTGCATTGCAACAACTGTACTTCTGATCTCAACGCATGGGTCAACCTGTTCAAGGAATATCAGGAGCTTCTGGGCATACCTGTAAATATGGATGAAATCTATAGCAAACTTTACAATATTGCGCTCACCGGTGATACCGATTGCGGAGGTTTGCTTTCATACAATTATATTTCAGGCGAACCTGTAACAGGATTTGCTGATGGAAGACCTTTGTTTGTACGTTCGGCAAATGACAAGTTCAACCTGGCAAACTTTATGCGGACTCACTTGTATGCTTCAGTAGGAGTGCTCAAGATTGGTAACGATATCCTGTTCAACGAAGAAAAAATCAAAGTGGACAGAATTACTGGTCACGGAGGATTATTCAGAACCAAAGGAGTAGGTCAAAGAATACTTGCTGCAGCTATCAACTCGCCTATTTCTGTGATGGAAACAGCCGGCGAAGGTGGTGCCTGGGGTATTGCCCTGTTAGGTTCTTACCTCGTGAACAATGAAAAGAAACAATCTCTTGCCGATTTTCTGGATGAAAGCGTATTTGTCGGTGACGCGGGTATCGAGGTATCACCTACGCCCGAAGATGTAGCCGGCTTCAATACATACATCGAAAACTATAAGGCAGGATTGCCTATCGAAGAGGCAGCAGTCAAATTTAAATAA